The following are encoded together in the Janthinobacterium sp. Marseille genome:
- a CDS encoding endonuclease/exonuclease/phosphatase family protein, which translates to MQQELRFATFNVCNLALPGTKYYEDQIPYSAEEYDAKISWIAQQLDRLDADVIGLQEIFSQQALTDVLAKTQKYRDAQQLGYDPDPAADHLTPSVALISRLPVLAGATVFRELPHHLSITLPGVAHPVTHFTRPILHAQIQAANGLAVDVFVCHLKSKLPDYRNDLEDELPDQTGIAMLRSLIRRGTDALGLRHLLSDIKQLQRKPIVVMGDFNDVADAIPTQMVMGLGKYPLNGVDDRLFESYRIQSRRDVLRDVGYTHIHDNSYETIDHILVSEEFNPGSPGALGEVIEVMYLNDHMTFRQAYASDHGLVLARILLHDNAVEPLPE; encoded by the coding sequence ATGCAACAAGAACTCCGCTTTGCCACCTTCAATGTCTGCAATCTGGCATTGCCGGGCACTAAATACTATGAAGACCAGATTCCGTATTCCGCCGAGGAATACGATGCCAAGATTAGCTGGATTGCGCAACAACTGGATAGGCTGGATGCCGACGTCATCGGCTTGCAGGAGATCTTTTCGCAACAGGCATTGACGGACGTACTGGCGAAAACACAGAAATACCGGGATGCGCAACAACTGGGCTACGATCCCGACCCCGCCGCCGACCACCTGACGCCCAGCGTCGCGCTGATTTCACGCTTGCCGGTACTCGCCGGTGCCACAGTGTTCCGCGAATTGCCGCATCATTTATCGATCACGCTGCCCGGCGTCGCCCATCCGGTCACGCATTTCACCCGCCCTATCCTGCATGCGCAGATCCAGGCCGCAAACGGCCTGGCAGTGGATGTCTTTGTCTGCCACCTGAAATCCAAATTGCCGGATTACCGCAACGACCTCGAAGATGAATTGCCGGACCAGACCGGCATCGCGATGCTGCGCTCACTGATACGACGCGGTACCGATGCGCTCGGCTTGCGCCATTTGCTGTCCGATATAAAACAGCTGCAACGCAAACCCATCGTCGTCATGGGTGATTTCAACGACGTCGCCGATGCGATCCCGACCCAGATGGTGATGGGCCTGGGCAAATATCCATTGAACGGGGTCGATGACCGGCTGTTTGAAAGTTACCGCATCCAGTCGCGGCGCGATGTCTTGCGTGATGTCGGTTATACGCATATCCACGACAACAGCTACGAGACTATCGATCACATCCTGGTATCAGAAGAATTCAATCCTGGCTCGCCGGGAGCGCTGGGTGAGGTCATCGAAGTGATGTACCTGAATGACCATATGACCTTCAGGCAAGCTTATGCGTCGGACCACGGCCTGGTACTGGCGCGCATCCTGCTGCATGACAATGCGGTGGAACCGCTACCTGAATAG